CGGCCAGGACGATGTTGCGCACGTCCGCGCGCGAGGCGCCCACGGCCTGCATGACGCCGATCTCCCGGGCCCGCGCGCGCACGGACGCGCTCAGCGCGTGGGCGATGTTCACCGCCGCGAGCACGCAGATGAGGATGGACAAGAGCGCCAGGGCGGACGTGACGAGCGTCACCGCCGCGCCCACGTTCTCCGCGAGCCGCCGCTCCTGGTCGTCGATCTCCAGGCCCATGCCCCGCACCGCCGCCATCAACTCCGACACCCGGCCGGGGCTCGTGGCCACCAGGGTGACGCCGGAGTACGTCTCCGTGTCCTGGCCCAGCTCACGGTTGAGGCGCACGGCCACCTCCAGCGGCAGGGTGATGCCCGCGAGCAGCGCCCGGTCCGAGGTGCCCACCACCTGCGCCTGGGCGGAGATGACGGGCACGTTGGGCAGCGGCGCGGAGACATAGGAGCGGTTGAAGTCCACCGGCAAGAGGAAGCCCTGGAGCATCTGCGGCGAGAGCCTCGGCAGTCCGCGGGCCGGGGCGAAGGTGTTGTTGTAGATCTCCAGCAGGCGCGAGGAGATGAGCACCGGCAGCGGCTGGCCCGGCCCCGCGTCCACGAACTTCTCGCGCGGCACGTCCCCCTCGACGAGCCCGGGATCCACCCCCACCACGAGCAGATCCATGCCCATGCGCAGCCGGCGGCCGAAGAAGTCCCCGTTGTAGAGGCTCGCCGCGGGGGCGCGCACGTTCATCTTCCGGTACACCTTCTCCACGCCGGGCAACGCCTGGAGCCGCTCCACCATCACCGTGTCCAGCCGGCCCCCTCCCAGGAGCGAGCCGAGCGACACCGTGGGCGGCACCACGTCCACCAGCCGCGCATCGGAGGGGAAGACGCGCTCGCGGATGACGCGGCCCACGCCCAGGCCCAGCCCCACGAAGAAGACGAGCGCCCCCACGCCCATGGCCACGCCGAAGGCCGAGAAGAACGCGCCCCGCCGCTCGCGCGCCAGGCTCAGCCGCACCAGTCTCGACAGCGCCGCGAGCCTCATGACTGCCCTCCCGCCAGCAGGGGCCGGGCTTCCTCCACCAGCCGACCCTCCTTGAGCCGCAGCACGCGCCGCGCCGCCGAGCTCATGCGATCCTCGTGCGTGACGGCCAGCAGCGTGAGGCCCTCGCGGTGCAGCTCCTGGAAGAGCGAGATGACGCCCGCGCCCGTGGCGGCGTCGAGGTTGCCGGTGGGCTCGTCACACAGCAGCAGCTTGGGGCCCGTGAAGAGCGCCCGGGCGATGGCCACGCGCTGGCGCTCGCCTCCGGACAGCCGCACCGGCGTGCGATCCTTCTTCGCCAGGAGGCCCACCCGGTCGAGCAGTGCCTCGGCGCGCTTGCGCGCGTCGACGGGCGCGGCGCCGAAGTGCGAGGGCATGAGCACGTTCTCCACCGCGGACAGGTTGGGGATGAGGTGGAAGGACTGGAAGACGAAGCCCACGTGCTGGTTGCGGAAGCGCGCGAGCGCCGGCTCCTTCAAGCCGGTCAGCTTCACGCCCGCCACCTCCACCTCGCCCTGGTAGTGCACGTCCAGGCCGCCGAGCAGGTGCAGCAGCGTGGACTTGCCACTGCCGGACGGGCCCACCACGGCCACGAAGTCCCCCTGCTCCATGTCCAGCGACAGGCCATCGAGCACGCGCACCTCGCTGCCCTCGCCGTCCTGGTAGCGTTTGACGATGTCGCGCGCGCGGATCACGGGCGGGCCGCCAGCCAGAGGGTGAGTTCCGCCTGCAGGGCCTTGTCCTTGCCGGACACACCCAGCGTCACCGCGCGCAGGTCATCCGTGGCGTCCAGGAAGCGCACCGTGGTCGCCTTGATGGCGAAGCCGCCAATCCCCCACGCCTCGGAGGGCAGCGCCTTCACCGCCTCGGCGAGCTTCCGCAGGTCCACCACCGCGCCCAACGCCGGCTCCTGGAGCGCCCCGCGCAGCTCCTCCGCCACGGGCACCGCGCCCGGAGCACCCGCGAGCCGGGGCAGCATCGACTCCAACCGGGCCCGCGGCGCCGCGACCACCACCTTGTCCCCCACCGAGGCCAGGTGCGCGCCCTCGCCCCGCGCGTACGTGGTGAGGTAGACGCGCTGGCCATTCACGTCGGAGGGTTGGATGTCGGCGCCGAAGCGCCTGGCGACGGGGGGCAGCTTCTCCAGCAGCGAGGCGACACCCGCCGCGTCCTTGCCATCCCCCACCGCCACGAGCTGCACGTAGCGGAAGGGATTGGTGCGCCGCGGGTCCAGCGAGGGCAGGCCCGCGCCCAGTTGCACCGTGGGCGACAGGGACACGCCCGCCACGCTCCCGGGCTCGAGCCGATCCAACAGCTCGCCCTTCACGTCGAAGCCGCTGTCCTGCACCGCCCGGGCGACGAAGGAGCCCGTCAGGTAGGGCCAGAAATCGTTGAGCCGCGTGGCGTCGCCCTGGTAGCGCAACACGAGGAAGCTGTCCTCGGGCAGGTAGCCGAGGAGATCCGCCCCCTTCTGGGGAGTGAACGCGGCGAGCGTGTCCTGGGCGCCGGGCCACGGCGTGTCCAGACGCACGGAGATGGCGCGCTCGCTCAACGAGCCCACCAGCGTCACCGCCTGGGTGGTGCCCGCCGGGACGAGGAACCCCACCCCGCCGGGAAGGAAGGCGTAGAAGTCGCGCTCGGTGGGCAGGCGCTTGAGGGAATCGGACAGGAGCGGCTCCCCGGCCAGCGACTGCTCGGGGGGGAGCGTGGCGAAGCCGGAGAGCCGGGGCACCACCTCCCCCGGTCCCACCAGGGCGTAGCCGTCGGTGAGCAGCAGGCCCAGCGAGGGCGCGCTCGCGGTGGGACGGCTGAAGGTGAGCAGCGTGCCCCCGGGGACCTTCTGCTCCGCGCGCTCGGAGGCGCCCAGGCGATCCCGCGCCAGCCGGGCGAAGGTCTCCGTCAACAGCTTCTCGTCCTTCATCCCCAGCACGGAGAAGGCCTGCTGGCCGCCCAGCAGGGCCACGCCCACGCCGTGCGAGGGTTCGATGCCCGCGGCCTCCATGGCCTGGCGGTTGCGCAGGTCCACGCCCACCTGACGCATGATGCTGGAGACGAGCGCCTCGGCGGACTGGGCGTTCTGGAGCTGCGCGGCGAAGTTGGCCAGCTTGAGGTTCTGCAAGCGCGCGAGCTTCTCGCCGAGCACACCGACGTCCGGCACGACGAGCGACAGCTGGGCGTTGCGAGGCAGGAAGCGGGCGGGGCTGAACGTCTTCACGCCGCCCTGCTTGTCACCGCAGCGGGAGCAACCGGCGAAGACGAGCAGCACGAGCAGGAGCCAGGGTGAGGCGCGGCGGAGCATAGAAGGGGGAGTGCAGACGGCCTCGGCCCCGGAGTCAAATTCTTCGTGCGGGCTTCAGGGGCCCCCGCCCAGAAACCAACCGGTCAGGCGGGTACGCCGACACCTCTCCCGGGGGGCCTAGCGGACGCGCGTCCCGTGGGGCAGCGGCGCCGAGGTCTCCTCGCTGAACTCCATGAAGCGCTCCATCTCCCGCACCGTCTCGTCCGTGGCGCTCGCCCCGGCGCTCAGCACGTCGAGCTGCCGCGACACGCTCTCCGGATCCCGGATGGCGATGGACTGCTCGTGCGTGAGCCGCATCAGGTCCTCGATGCTCGCGAGCTGGTGGCTCACCACCTCGCGGCTCTCTCCCGCCTGCTCGAAGCGCGCGAGCCGGCGCCGGAGGATCTCCAGGCGCTTCTCCTTCACGTCCTTGATGCGCGCGTTGGTCTCCTGCGCCAGCTCCGCCTCCAGCGCGCGCACGTCCTTCTCCAGCGACTGCCGCTCCGCCGGGTTGAGGTACGCGCGGTACTGGTTGAGCGCCACG
Above is a window of Cystobacter fuscus DNA encoding:
- a CDS encoding ABC transporter permease, whose protein sequence is MRLAALSRLVRLSLARERRGAFFSAFGVAMGVGALVFFVGLGLGVGRVIRERVFPSDARLVDVVPPTVSLGSLLGGGRLDTVMVERLQALPGVEKVYRKMNVRAPAASLYNGDFFGRRLRMGMDLLVVGVDPGLVEGDVPREKFVDAGPGQPLPVLISSRLLEIYNNTFAPARGLPRLSPQMLQGFLLPVDFNRSYVSAPLPNVPVISAQAQVVGTSDRALLAGITLPLEVAVRLNRELGQDTETYSGVTLVATSPGRVSELMAAVRGMGLEIDDQERRLAENVGAAVTLVTSALALLSILICVLAAVNIAHALSASVRARAREIGVMQAVGASRADVRNIVLAEAGVVGLAGGVLGTLAALLLALLIDRLAATWLPEFPFKPDSFFSFPWTVVVGGMGLGLLAAVAGAWFPSHRAAATDPARTLAG
- a CDS encoding ABC transporter ATP-binding protein, yielding MIRARDIVKRYQDGEGSEVRVLDGLSLDMEQGDFVAVVGPSGSGKSTLLHLLGGLDVHYQGEVEVAGVKLTGLKEPALARFRNQHVGFVFQSFHLIPNLSAVENVLMPSHFGAAPVDARKRAEALLDRVGLLAKKDRTPVRLSGGERQRVAIARALFTGPKLLLCDEPTGNLDAATGAGVISLFQELHREGLTLLAVTHEDRMSSAARRVLRLKEGRLVEEARPLLAGGQS